Proteins encoded in a region of the Flammeovirga yaeyamensis genome:
- a CDS encoding J domain-containing protein — protein sequence MRNYYDILGIDQRADKRQIKKAYLTLAKKYHPDLHGNDEELGEKFKEVNEAYETLSDDSKKFHYDHGLTSFTTFSNTPTPTEVAEEEIRTQRKSEVKEEILKEKAKEKKSKKFFVPFTVGVFTLVVGGMISFFVQRQSKLAASTFEDATTNLELKDFNAVKGNIDALYHLESPLLADIIEAGLYVQLNQSNEAIDLIEPRLYMINEEPKNIVSQAYLYLGIAYYQRKLGNKAVDYLEKSISYNNKNKQVYYWLGVTYSELNLNYQEAINALKKAKNVLGYENRSILSLGIAYQRSGQYNAAEDNFELLLFNPDFKKEANYYMGWNYFLSNKNTNKACLLWEKAAKMGSQEARYQVQRHCGN from the coding sequence ATGCGAAATTACTACGATATTTTAGGTATAGATCAACGAGCTGATAAGCGACAGATAAAAAAAGCCTACTTAACACTAGCAAAAAAATATCATCCTGATCTTCATGGTAATGATGAAGAATTAGGTGAAAAATTTAAAGAGGTCAACGAAGCCTATGAGACCTTGAGTGATGATAGTAAGAAATTTCACTATGATCATGGCTTAACTTCGTTCACTACATTTTCGAATACCCCTACTCCAACAGAGGTGGCTGAGGAAGAAATTCGAACACAAAGAAAATCTGAAGTAAAAGAAGAGATTCTTAAAGAAAAAGCTAAGGAGAAAAAAAGTAAAAAGTTTTTCGTTCCTTTTACTGTAGGTGTATTTACCTTAGTAGTTGGTGGGATGATCTCTTTTTTCGTTCAACGCCAGAGTAAACTGGCTGCATCTACCTTTGAAGATGCAACAACAAACCTTGAATTGAAAGATTTTAATGCGGTTAAAGGTAATATCGATGCCTTATATCATTTAGAATCTCCTCTTCTTGCAGATATTATTGAGGCTGGTTTATACGTCCAACTCAACCAAAGTAATGAAGCTATTGATTTAATAGAGCCCAGATTATATATGATAAATGAGGAACCTAAAAATATTGTTTCTCAAGCATATCTCTATTTAGGTATTGCCTACTATCAAAGAAAATTAGGGAATAAGGCAGTTGATTATTTAGAGAAATCAATTTCATACAATAACAAAAACAAACAAGTATATTATTGGTTAGGAGTCACTTACTCAGAACTTAATTTAAACTATCAAGAAGCTATCAATGCTTTAAAAAAAGCGAAAAATGTTTTGGGTTATGAAAATCGATCTATTTTAAGTTTAGGAATAGCATATCAACGTTCCGGACAATATAATGCTGCCGAAGATAATTTTGAGCTTTTATTGTTCAACCCTGATTTTAAAAAGGAAGCCAACTATTATATGGGTTGGAATTATTTCCTAAGTAACAAAAACACCAATAAAGCTTGCCTTTTATGGGAGAAAGCTGCTAAAATGGGTTCTCAAGAAGCTAGATACCAAGTACAAAGACATTGTGGTAACTAG
- the pepE gene encoding dipeptidase PepE, whose amino-acid sequence MSIKNLLIVSTSTVHGKGYLAYCEEAIQSFFSGIEEVIFIPYARPGGITHEEYTEVACKKFNELGFKMRGLHEFDNPIEAIENAKGIFTGGGNTFVLLDQLQKNNLIPAIQKKVSKGLRYMGTSAGSNITGLTVNTTNDMPIVHPESLNALALVPFNLNPHYLDPDPTSKHMGETRETRIKEFHAYNNQVVVGLREGSWLHVQDNKISLEGPLSARIFEKDKTPYELNPSDDFSFLLK is encoded by the coding sequence ATGAGTATTAAAAATTTATTAATCGTGAGTACCTCTACTGTACACGGTAAAGGATACTTGGCGTATTGTGAAGAAGCCATTCAATCTTTTTTCAGTGGAATTGAAGAAGTGATTTTTATTCCATACGCACGTCCAGGTGGAATTACTCATGAGGAATATACAGAAGTAGCCTGTAAGAAATTTAATGAATTAGGTTTCAAAATGAGAGGTCTTCATGAATTTGACAACCCTATTGAAGCGATTGAAAATGCTAAAGGTATCTTTACAGGAGGCGGAAATACATTTGTATTGCTAGATCAATTGCAGAAAAATAATTTGATTCCAGCCATTCAGAAAAAGGTATCAAAAGGGTTGCGTTATATGGGTACAAGTGCAGGTTCTAATATTACTGGCTTAACTGTAAATACAACGAACGACATGCCTATTGTTCACCCTGAGTCATTGAATGCACTGGCCTTAGTTCCATTTAATTTGAATCCTCATTATTTAGATCCGGATCCAACTTCCAAACACATGGGAGAAACTAGAGAAACTAGAATCAAAGAATTCCATGCTTATAATAATCAAGTAGTTGTAGGTTTAAGAGAGGGTTCTTGGCTACATGTTCAAGACAACAAAATCTCGCTTGAAGGCCCCCTATCCGCTCGTATTTTCGAAAAAGACAAGACTCCATATGAGTTGAATCCTTCTGATGATTTTTCATTCCTATTGAAATAA
- a CDS encoding ABC transporter ATPase, with translation MYTPISNLSDSSRLWIYQSNRTFTDNEKSQISEALKQFTSTWNAHGSDLQSSFEIVKDLFIVIAVDEESSAASGCSIDKCVGLIRHFEEAFGLSLFERTNVAYDTGDSIKIFTMNQAKSLIGDNVIQPTTPIYDNTVNNLGEFRKNWIKNADQSWLKRFFVSA, from the coding sequence ATGTACACACCAATATCAAACCTTTCCGACAGTTCTAGACTTTGGATATACCAATCAAATAGAACATTTACTGACAATGAAAAAAGTCAAATTTCAGAAGCTCTTAAACAATTCACTTCTACGTGGAATGCCCATGGAAGTGATCTACAAAGTAGCTTTGAAATCGTAAAAGATTTATTTATTGTGATTGCTGTAGATGAAGAAAGTTCTGCTGCATCAGGTTGTTCTATCGATAAATGTGTTGGTCTTATCCGACATTTTGAAGAAGCGTTTGGTTTATCTTTATTTGAAAGAACAAATGTGGCTTATGATACAGGAGATAGCATCAAAATATTCACGATGAATCAAGCCAAAAGTCTTATTGGAGATAACGTGATACAACCAACTACTCCTATTTACGACAACACTGTAAATAATCTTGGAGAATTCAGAAAAAACTGGATCAAAAATGCTGATCAATCTTGGTTAAAACGATTCTTTGTATCAGCATAA
- a CDS encoding (Fe-S)-binding protein — translation MAENNFLKVPTMAEMVAEGNHPEVLFWVGCAGSYDDRYKRVITAFVKILNEVNVNFAVLGPEESCTGDPARRAGNEFLFQMQAMQNIEVLNGYEIKKIVTACPHCFNTIKNEYPALGGNYDVMHHSQFLQSLINEGRLKLEDGGVYKGKKITFHDSCYLGRANDVYEAPRSVIQALDADLVEMKRCKTNGLCCGAGGSQMFKEPEEGNKDINIERTEEALDTKAKVIAAGCPFCMTMLSDGVKNKEKEKEVQVLDIAELVAESKGL, via the coding sequence ATGGCTGAAAATAATTTCTTAAAAGTCCCTACAATGGCCGAAATGGTGGCCGAAGGCAATCACCCAGAAGTATTGTTTTGGGTAGGATGTGCAGGGTCTTATGACGATAGATATAAAAGGGTAATTACTGCCTTTGTAAAAATATTAAACGAAGTAAATGTAAACTTTGCTGTTCTTGGTCCGGAAGAAAGTTGTACTGGTGATCCTGCAAGGAGAGCCGGAAACGAATTCCTTTTTCAAATGCAAGCAATGCAAAACATTGAGGTACTGAATGGATACGAAATCAAAAAGATTGTTACAGCTTGTCCTCACTGTTTTAACACGATCAAAAACGAATACCCTGCTTTGGGTGGTAATTATGATGTCATGCATCACTCTCAATTCCTTCAATCCTTAATTAATGAGGGAAGATTAAAGTTGGAAGATGGTGGTGTTTATAAAGGAAAGAAAATCACCTTCCACGATTCATGTTATTTGGGTAGAGCAAATGATGTATACGAAGCACCAAGAAGTGTTATTCAAGCATTAGATGCAGATTTAGTAGAGATGAAACGCTGCAAAACAAATGGGTTATGTTGTGGTGCAGGTGGATCTCAGATGTTCAAAGAACCTGAAGAAGGCAATAAAGACATCAATATTGAACGTACGGAAGAGGCCTTGGATACTAAAGCAAAAGTAATTGCTGCAGGCTGTCCTTTCTGTATGACGATGCTAAGTGATGGAGTAAAAAACAAAGAAAAAGAAAAAGAAGTCCAAGTACTTGATATTGCTGAATTAGTTGCAGAATCAAAAGGACTATAA
- a CDS encoding (Fe-S)-binding protein, which yields MMQIVQQLLFVAAIGYTGFLVSKRARFIYRNINLGKGIEDQEDKGKRFGNMMRLAFGQQKMFDRPIVGLLHFAVYAGFLLINIEVLEIVLDGVTGQHRIFSNVIPQGTYYFLASFFEAMAVLVTVSCLIFLIRRNALRIPRFHMKEMKGWPYRDANYILYAEVILMSMLLSMNASDAALQALGNDHYPQVGAFLVSQYLVPLFSALPETALVAVERSAWWVHILGIFAFAVYVTYSKHLHIFLAFPNTYFARLSPKGKMENMESVTNEVKIMLGMPVENADNGDSEEMPTFGAKDVQDLSWRNIMNAYSCTECGRCTSQCPANITGKKLSPRKVMMDVRDRADEVGKNMDANGGKFEDDGKMLYNDFISKEELMACTSCNACAEACPINIDPLNIILEMRRYVAMEESGTPQEWNMVFQNIENNQAPWAFAASDRFKWGEDLRQVEKTQKQKQDA from the coding sequence ATGATGCAGATTGTGCAACAACTTCTTTTTGTCGCCGCAATCGGATATACAGGTTTTTTAGTATCCAAACGAGCGAGATTCATATACAGAAATATCAATTTAGGTAAAGGCATCGAAGACCAAGAAGATAAAGGAAAGCGATTTGGTAACATGATGCGTTTGGCGTTTGGTCAACAAAAGATGTTTGACCGCCCTATCGTTGGTTTGCTTCACTTTGCAGTTTATGCTGGATTTCTATTAATCAATATCGAAGTTTTAGAGATTGTACTTGATGGTGTTACTGGTCAGCATAGAATATTCTCTAACGTTATACCGCAAGGTACTTATTACTTTTTAGCAAGTTTCTTCGAAGCAATGGCTGTTTTGGTGACAGTTTCATGTTTGATTTTCTTAATCCGTAGAAATGCTTTAAGAATTCCTCGTTTTCATATGAAGGAAATGAAAGGATGGCCATACAGAGATGCTAACTATATTCTGTATGCAGAAGTAATTTTAATGAGTATGTTGTTATCTATGAATGCATCTGATGCAGCTTTACAAGCATTAGGCAACGATCATTATCCTCAAGTTGGAGCATTTTTAGTTTCCCAATATTTAGTTCCTCTTTTTAGTGCTTTACCAGAAACAGCATTAGTGGCTGTCGAAAGAAGTGCATGGTGGGTACATATTCTTGGTATTTTTGCCTTTGCAGTATACGTAACTTACTCTAAGCACCTTCATATTTTCTTGGCCTTCCCAAATACTTATTTTGCAAGGTTATCTCCAAAGGGAAAAATGGAAAATATGGAGTCTGTGACCAATGAGGTAAAAATCATGTTAGGTATGCCTGTGGAGAATGCTGATAATGGTGATTCTGAAGAAATGCCTACGTTCGGTGCCAAAGACGTTCAAGATCTATCATGGAGAAACATCATGAATGCCTACTCTTGTACTGAATGTGGACGTTGTACTTCTCAATGTCCTGCAAACATTACAGGAAAGAAACTTTCACCACGTAAAGTGATGATGGATGTAAGAGACCGAGCAGATGAAGTAGGCAAAAACATGGATGCCAATGGAGGTAAGTTCGAAGATGATGGTAAAATGTTGTACAATGACTTTATCTCAAAAGAAGAATTGATGGCCTGTACGAGTTGTAATGCTTGTGCTGAAGCTTGTCCAATTAATATCGATCCATTAAACATTATCTTGGAAATGAGAAGATATGTTGCAATGGAAGAGTCTGGAACACCACAAGAATGGAATATGGTATTCCAAAACATAGAAAACAACCAAGCTCCATGGGCATTTGCTGCTAGCGACCGTTTCAAATGGGGCGAAGACCTAAGACAGGTCGAAAAAACACAAAAACAAAAACAAGACGCTTAA
- a CDS encoding type IX secretion system plug protein, whose amino-acid sequence MNYIKNILSFFLIFIFSYQIQAQSKKWELVSMSDYKNKKIRYADFIYDPNVRTVQLYTLGGNLVDKQLNLPIISLRKRVPIILEFDVFGDDADYYEAELVHCNRDWTPSELQPIEFMKDYNSFKLNDFDFSINTRVPFVHFKFQLPQVQMSGNYLLMVYKEGNKKDLIITKRFVVSEETAAIGAKVVDRIGGQRRYEQQIDFSVNYKNLVSVNLKRDFSVAILQNGRWDNSLENLKPRFIKGHENTLDYSYSNGENSFLGSNEFRVFETSSINGGGPSISTTDVLKNFTRVRLHNDLVRNGKAFNQQQNDYNGGYVIHAFGKQEPWLEADYMEVVFNLKVDGPYQGDVYAYGSFSEWQLNEEYKLVYDPQKKSYVGSALLKQGRYDYMYTVLDPSKTKRDDRIIEGSFNLTRNTYDIIVYYRGPGDRADRVVAIKKLNTNR is encoded by the coding sequence ATGAATTATATAAAAAATATTCTCTCCTTCTTTTTGATTTTCATTTTTTCATATCAAATACAAGCACAATCAAAAAAGTGGGAGTTAGTGAGTATGTCTGATTATAAAAATAAAAAAATTAGATACGCTGACTTCATTTATGATCCAAATGTTAGAACAGTTCAGCTATATACTTTAGGAGGAAATTTAGTTGATAAACAGTTGAATTTGCCTATCATTTCTTTAAGAAAAAGAGTACCAATTATATTAGAATTTGATGTATTTGGTGATGATGCGGATTACTATGAAGCAGAATTAGTTCATTGTAATAGGGATTGGACGCCTTCAGAGTTGCAACCTATCGAATTCATGAAAGATTATAATTCTTTCAAATTAAATGATTTTGATTTTTCGATAAATACAAGAGTTCCTTTTGTTCACTTTAAGTTCCAATTACCACAAGTACAGATGTCTGGTAATTACTTATTGATGGTGTATAAAGAAGGAAATAAAAAGGATTTGATTATTACTAAACGCTTTGTTGTATCAGAAGAGACGGCTGCAATTGGAGCAAAAGTAGTAGATAGAATTGGAGGCCAACGTAGATATGAACAACAAATTGATTTCTCAGTGAATTATAAAAACTTGGTTTCTGTAAATCTAAAAAGAGATTTTAGTGTAGCCATCTTACAAAACGGTCGTTGGGATAATTCATTAGAAAATCTAAAACCAAGATTTATCAAAGGACATGAAAATACCTTAGACTATTCTTATTCAAATGGAGAAAATTCATTTTTAGGTTCAAACGAGTTTAGAGTATTTGAAACAAGTAGCATTAATGGAGGAGGTCCCTCTATTTCTACTACAGACGTTTTGAAAAACTTTACAAGGGTTCGATTACATAACGATTTAGTGAGAAATGGTAAAGCATTTAATCAGCAACAAAACGATTACAATGGTGGATATGTAATTCATGCCTTTGGTAAGCAGGAACCATGGTTGGAAGCAGATTACATGGAAGTAGTATTTAATTTAAAAGTGGATGGTCCATATCAAGGTGATGTTTATGCTTATGGTAGCTTTTCCGAATGGCAATTAAATGAAGAATACAAACTTGTTTATGATCCGCAGAAGAAATCATATGTAGGAAGTGCACTTTTAAAACAAGGTAGATACGACTATATGTACACTGTTCTTGATCCCTCAAAGACCAAAAGAGACGACCGAATTATCGAAGGAAGTTTCAACCTGACAAGGAATACGTACGACATAATTGTATACTATAGAGGTCCTGGAGACCGTGCTGATCGAGTAGTGGCAATAAAAAAGCTAAATACAAACCGATGA
- a CDS encoding outer membrane beta-barrel protein — MKKLTLFFLLGLFSTVLHAQDKKFSIGLGPGVSITNFKSGVDKSKGTGFNYFFNAFYKITPRISGGIEYEWVGVDLKFDYPPYDAAEIERTTITNISIKGFYHFGNNDLRPYVGCGAGYYTVNPGKASFPNPLPNGPEKIVIEAETKSAGGFAPEVGLNYKGFHVAALYHVVAGVDTSFSNDLITYTNLEFRASYNIYFGF; from the coding sequence ATGAAGAAATTAACTCTCTTTTTTTTATTGGGCTTATTTTCTACTGTGTTACATGCTCAAGATAAAAAATTTTCTATCGGATTAGGTCCTGGTGTATCAATAACTAACTTTAAAAGTGGTGTAGATAAATCTAAAGGAACTGGATTCAATTACTTTTTTAATGCTTTCTATAAAATTACACCTAGAATCTCTGGCGGTATAGAGTACGAGTGGGTGGGTGTAGATTTAAAATTTGATTATCCCCCTTACGATGCAGCAGAAATTGAAAGAACAACAATTACCAATATCTCAATAAAAGGATTTTATCATTTTGGTAATAATGATTTAAGACCTTATGTGGGTTGCGGAGCAGGTTATTATACTGTAAACCCTGGTAAAGCATCCTTTCCGAATCCATTGCCTAATGGACCTGAAAAAATCGTTATCGAAGCGGAAACTAAATCTGCAGGAGGTTTTGCACCAGAAGTAGGCTTAAATTATAAAGGTTTTCATGTGGCAGCATTGTATCATGTTGTAGCTGGAGTTGATACAAGTTTTTCTAATGATCTAATAACATATACCAATCTAGAATTTAGAGCTTCTTATAATATTTATTTTGGCTTCTAA
- a CDS encoding outer membrane beta-barrel protein, which yields MKKLAIILFLSFLGITTYAQDKLVTVGFGGGISNVSEKGSGLDMNGLGGNYHVMALFNITPKLSVGAEYGGSYAVLAPENLDKANFEATKFKHFSGKVLYHFSESRIRPYLGFGVGSYSVTPGKMNIQNSDNPIVLTFNKSTTVGYAPEFGVDFGWFSLAAIYHIVPDVKVYNNEYEKVNVNYNSLEFRTTFNINFAQR from the coding sequence ATGAAAAAGTTAGCAATCATCTTATTTCTGTCCTTTTTAGGAATTACTACTTATGCACAAGATAAATTAGTTACAGTTGGTTTTGGTGGTGGTATATCTAATGTATCAGAAAAAGGTTCTGGTCTAGATATGAACGGATTAGGAGGAAATTACCATGTAATGGCTTTATTTAATATTACACCGAAATTATCAGTTGGAGCTGAATATGGTGGTTCATATGCAGTATTAGCACCAGAAAATTTAGATAAGGCAAATTTTGAAGCGACAAAATTTAAACATTTTTCAGGTAAAGTATTATATCACTTTAGTGAAAGTAGAATTAGACCATATTTAGGTTTTGGAGTTGGTTCATACTCAGTTACACCAGGTAAAATGAATATTCAAAATAGTGACAATCCTATTGTGTTAACCTTCAATAAATCAACTACAGTAGGTTATGCTCCCGAGTTTGGTGTTGATTTCGGATGGTTTAGTTTAGCTGCTATTTATCATATCGTACCTGATGTAAAAGTGTACAACAACGAGTACGAAAAAGTAAATGTAAACTATAATAGTTTAGAGTTTAGAACAACTTTCAATATCAATTTTGCACAAAGATAA
- a CDS encoding DUF3575 domain-containing protein: MKKFLLWLAIVTLYFSIPVFSQNSASELMFSYDSSITKMRKNIIRYNVTPQILWGSNNFVLGYERRLSDFESVSLNVGFLTFPKLAQLAIADSLIARDHQNTGFSVAADYRRYFKKRNRGFAPDGLYWGPYIAYYRYNFKNRLNFIDSLGNQVTGSYAEFQGSANIINVGVELGYQFVIKKRIAVDLIMVGPGYGFYGGKLKLDSNVEISDEDEILSEIRDRLVNKFPVLDGLLEGQEVETSGDYGTWTGGLRFVIQVGYVF; this comes from the coding sequence ATGAAAAAGTTTCTATTGTGGCTCGCTATTGTAACTCTATATTTTTCAATCCCTGTTTTTAGTCAGAATTCTGCTTCTGAATTGATGTTTTCATACGATTCATCAATTACTAAAATGAGGAAAAACATTATTAGATATAATGTCACACCTCAAATTTTATGGGGTAGTAATAATTTTGTTTTAGGTTACGAAAGAAGATTAAGTGATTTTGAATCGGTTTCACTTAATGTGGGCTTTTTAACCTTCCCTAAATTGGCTCAGTTAGCCATTGCTGATTCACTTATAGCAAGAGATCATCAGAATACTGGTTTTTCCGTTGCAGCCGATTATAGAAGGTATTTCAAGAAAAGAAACAGAGGTTTCGCCCCTGATGGTTTATACTGGGGACCTTATATCGCCTATTACAGATATAATTTTAAAAATCGATTGAACTTCATAGACTCTTTAGGGAATCAGGTGACTGGGTCTTATGCAGAATTTCAAGGTTCTGCAAATATTATCAATGTTGGTGTAGAATTAGGATATCAATTTGTCATCAAGAAGCGAATTGCCGTAGATTTAATTATGGTCGGTCCTGGGTATGGATTTTATGGAGGCAAGCTTAAACTAGATTCAAATGTTGAAATATCTGATGAAGATGAAATTTTATCTGAAATTAGAGATCGATTAGTGAATAAATTTCCTGTTTTAGATGGTTTATTGGAAGGACAGGAAGTAGAAACGAGTGGAGATTATGGAACTTGGACCGGAGGACTCAGGTTTGTGATTCAGGTGGGATATGTTTTTTGA